A single Saccopteryx bilineata isolate mSacBil1 chromosome 7, mSacBil1_pri_phased_curated, whole genome shotgun sequence DNA region contains:
- the CALHM2 gene encoding calcium homeostasis modulator protein 2: MAALITENFRFLSLFFKSKDVMIFNGLVALGTVGSQELFSVVAFHCPCSPARNYLYGLTAIGVPALALFLIGVILNNHTWNLVTECQYRRTKNCSAAPNFLLLSSILGRAAVAPITWSVISLLRGEAYVCALSEFVDPSSLKGFPPAHATEILARFPCGEGPANLSDFREEVSRRLKYESQLFGWLLIGVVAILVFLTKCFKHYCSPLSYRQEAYWTQYRNNEDQLFQRTAEVHSRVLAANNVRRFFGFVALSKDDEELVAKFPVEGTQPRPQWNAITGVYLYRENQGLPLYSRLHKWAQGLPGNGTAPDNMEMALLVS, translated from the exons ATGGCAGCCCTGATCACCGAGAACTTCcgctttctctcactcttcttcAAGAGCAAGGATGTGATGATTTTCAATGGGCTGGTGGCACTGGGCACGGTAGGCAGCCAGGAGCTGTTCTCTGTGGTGGCTTTCCACTGCCCTTGCTCACCAGCCAGGAACTACCTGTACGGGCTGACAGCCATCGGTGTGCCTGCTCTAGCACTCTTCCTCATAGGCGTCATCCTCAACAACCACACCTGGAACCTCGTTACTGAGTGCCAGTACCGGAGAACCAAGAACTGCTCAGCTGCCCCCAACTTCCTTCTTCTGAGCTCCATCCTGGGCCGCGCGGCTGTAGCCCCCATCACCTGGTCTGTCATCTCCCTGCTGCGGGGTGAGGCCTATGTCTGTGCTCTCAGTGAGTTTGTGGACCCCTCCTCGCTCAAGGGCTTTCCACCAGCCCATGCCACAGAAATCCTGGCCAGGTTCCCTTGTGGAGAGGGCCCTGCCAACCTGTCGGACTTCCGGGAGGAGGTCAGTCGCAGGCTCAAGTACGAGTCCCAG ctctttggatggctgctcATCGGTGTGGTGGCCATCCTGGTGTTCCTGACCAAGTGCTTTAAGCACTACTGCTCACCACTCAGCTACCGCCAGGAGGCCTACTGGACCCAGTACCGCAACAACGAGGACCAGCTCTTCCAGCGCACCGCAGAGGTGCACTCACGGGTGCTGGCCGCCAACAACGTGCGCCGCTTCTTTGGCTTTGTGGCGCTCAGCAAGGACGATGAGGAGCTGGTGGCCAAGTTCCCCGTGGAAGGCACACAGCCGCGGCCGCAGTGGAACGCCATCACCGGTGTCTATTTGTACCGCGAGAACCAGGGCCTCCCGCTCTATAGCCGCCTGCACAAGTGGGCCCAGGGCCTGCCGGGCAACGGCACAGCCCCGGACAACATGGAGATGGCCCTGCTTGTCTCCTAA
- the CALHM1 gene encoding calcium homeostasis modulator protein 1, protein MDKFRMVFQFLQSNQESFMNGICGLMALASAQIYSAFDFNCPCLPGYNAAYSAGILLVPPLVLFLLGLVLNNNVSMLAEEWKRPPGRRAKDPAVLRYMFCSMAQRALIAPVVWVAVTLLDGKCFLCAFCTAVPVAVLGNGSLVPGLPPSELARLLARVPCPEIYDGDWLLAREVAVRYLRCISQALGWSFVLLTTLLAFVVRSVRPCFTQAAFLKSKYWSHYIDIERKLFDETCTDHAKAFAKVCIQQFFEAMNHDLELGHTHGALPKAPASSTALATTDSAKEEREKLRGITNQRTMNKLLMSWHKCKPPLQLGQEEPLTGNGWAGGRPRPPRKEVATYFSKV, encoded by the exons ATGGACAAGTTTCGGATGGTCTTCCAGTTCCTGCAGTCTAACCAGGAGTCCTTCATGAATGGCATCTGTGgcctcatggccctggccagcgcCCAGATATACTCGGCCTTCGATTTCAACTGTCCCTGTCTGCCCGGCTACAACGCAGCTTACAGTGCTGGCATCCTGCTGGTGCCGCCCCTGGTGCTCTTTCTGCTCGGCCTGGTCCTGAACAACAACGTGTCCATGCTGGCTGAGGAGTGGAAGCGGCCGCCGGGCCGCCGGGCCAAGGACCCCGCCGTGCTGCGCTACATGTTCTGCTCCATGGCCCAGCGTGCCCTCATTGCGCCCGTCGTCTGGGTGGCTGTCACGCTGCTCGATGGCAAGTGCTTCCTCTGTGCTTTCTGCACTGCCGTGCCCGTGGCTGTACTGGGTAATGGCAGCCTGGTGCCTGGCCTGCCCCCGTCCGAGCTTGCCCGCCTGCTGGCCCGGGTGCCCTGCCCAGAGATCTACGATGGCGACTGGCTGCTGGCCCGTGAGGTGGCCGTGCGCTACCTGCGCTGCATCTCCCAG GCCCTGGGCTGGTCCTTCGTGCTGCTGACCACACTGCTGGCGTTTGTGGTGCGCTCTGTGCGGCCCTGCTTCACGCAGGCCGCCTTCCTCAAAAGCAAGTACTGGTCCCACTATATCGACATCGAGCGCAAGCTCTTCGATGAGACATGCACGGATCACGCCAAGGCCTTCGCCAAAGTCTGTATCCAGCAGTTCTTTGAGGCCATGAACCATGACCTGGAGCTGGGTCACACCCACGGGGCACTGCCCAAGGCCCCTGCTAGCTCAACTGCCCTGGCTACCACAGACAGTgccaaggaggagagggagaagcttCGAGGCATCACCAATCAACGCACCATGAACAAGTTGCTCATGAGCTGGCACAAATGCAAGCCTCCTCTGCAGCTGGGCCAGGAGGAGCCACTGACGGGCAATGGCTGGGCTGGAGGCCGGCCCCGGCCTCCACGCAAGGAGGTAGCCACCTACTTCAGCAAAGTGTGA